In Flammeovirgaceae bacterium 311, one DNA window encodes the following:
- a CDS encoding patatin (COG1752 Predicted esterase of the alpha-beta hydrolase superfamily), which produces MKSDNHKDIRYKTGLVLSGGAYRGVGQIGVLKALEERGIKPDIICGTSSGALNAVLYASGYSPDEMYEIWEKEPMAKTLNIHLPKFGMLAHSKIGKLVKPYLRHERLEDLPLPVRLTASCLNDGRQKVFEQGDLVKILEACCAFPFVFEPVEIDGLLYVDGGLVSNLPAEPLVGKCERLIGVSVNPVPFKERLDGLTDTIYRTIWIGIESTVQKTREMCDWVIAPEEFGQYGFMERRALPIFFNAGYEYTIRFLDERDLVISQNG; this is translated from the coding sequence ATGAAATCTGACAATCATAAAGATATACGATACAAGACAGGACTGGTACTCTCTGGCGGGGCGTACCGGGGCGTGGGGCAAATCGGGGTACTGAAGGCGCTGGAAGAAAGGGGCATCAAGCCTGATATAATTTGTGGCACCAGCTCGGGGGCACTCAATGCGGTGCTTTATGCCAGCGGCTACTCGCCTGATGAGATGTACGAGATCTGGGAAAAAGAGCCCATGGCCAAAACCCTGAACATCCACCTTCCAAAATTTGGCATGCTGGCCCATAGTAAAATAGGGAAGCTGGTAAAGCCTTACCTGCGCCACGAGCGCCTGGAAGACCTGCCACTGCCGGTGCGGCTTACCGCCTCCTGCCTCAATGATGGCCGCCAGAAGGTGTTTGAGCAGGGAGACCTGGTAAAGATCCTGGAAGCCTGCTGCGCTTTCCCCTTTGTTTTTGAACCGGTGGAGATCGACGGGCTCCTCTATGTAGATGGCGGCCTGGTAAGCAACCTGCCTGCAGAGCCCCTGGTGGGGAAATGCGAGCGCCTGATCGGCGTTTCCGTAAACCCGGTTCCCTTCAAGGAGCGGCTGGATGGCCTTACAGATACTATTTACCGCACCATCTGGATAGGCATAGAAAGCACGGTTCAGAAAACCCGTGAAATGTGCGATTGGGTTATAGCACCCGAGGAGTTCGGCCAGTATGGTTTTATGGAACGCCGGGCGCTGCCCATATTCTTTAATGCCGGCTACGAATACACCATCCGCTTTCTGGATGAAAGGGATCTTGTCATCAGCCAAAATGGTTAA
- a CDS encoding methylmalonyl-CoA mutase (COG2185 Methylmalonyl-CoA mutase, C-terminal domain/subunit (cobalamin-binding)), with amino-acid sequence MSQTLVAPYKPKHHIRIVTAASLFDGHDAAINIMRRIIQATGCEVIHLGHNRSAQEIVETAIQEDAQAIAITSYQGGHVEFFKYIYDLLQERGAGHIRIFGGGGGTILPQEIEELQAYGITRIYSPDDGRSMGLQGMINDMVSKCDFATGENLNGEVLNLKNKKPKDIARLISAAENFPEAFAGIRTQLTAAAEKSTDTAATPVLGITGTGGAGKSSLVDELVRRFLIDFPEKQLAIISVDPSKRKTGGALLGDRIRMNAISNERVYMRSLATRQSNLALSKYVQDAIDIVKAAGFDMIILETSGIGQSDTEITEHSDVSLYVMTPEYGAATQLEKIDMLDFADLIALNKFDKRGAQDALRDVKKQYKRNHNLWDAREEDLPVWGTIASQFNDPGMNKLYKAVMDKIVERTGVEALKSSFEISDEMSEKIFIIPPARTRYLSEISENNRSYDGWVEQQADVAQKLFGIQQAMDSLQSSRIDDRDRLIKGLQEEFERVKLDLDPKNWKIIQDWPEKKKAYTQDQFVYQVRGRDIKVETYHKTLSGTKVPKIALPRYTAWGDILRWSLQENVPGEFPYTAGVFPFKRQGEDPTRMFAGEGGPERTNRRFHYVSKGMPAARLSTAFDSVTLYGNDPDWRPDIYGKIGNSGVSICCLDDAKKLYSGFNLSDPTTSVSMTINGPAAMLTGFFMNAAIDQQCELYIKENGLEEEVNGKIKEIYKAKGAARPQYRGPLPEGNEGLGLMLLGVTGDQVLPKDVYEQIKAKTVAAVRGTVQADILKEDQAQNTCIFSTEFSLRLMGDMQQYFIDQNIRNFYSVSISGYHIAEAGANPISQLAFTLSNGFTYIEYYLSRGMDINKFAPNLSFFFSNGTDAEYSVIGRVARRLWAKALRNKYGADERSQMLKYHIQTSGRSLHAQEIDFNDIRTTLQALYAIYDNCNSLHTNAYDEAITTPTEDSVRRAMAIQLIINRELGQAKNENPLQGAFIIEELTELVEEAVLKEFDRITERGGVLGAMETMYQRSKIQEESLHYETLKHTGELPIIGVNTFLSSKGSPTVTPGEVIRATEEEKKAQIETVQSLQQRNRDEAKEQLRQLQLRAIQNKNVFEGIMEASKYCSLGQITNALFEVGGQYRRNM; translated from the coding sequence ATGTCGCAGACGCTGGTTGCTCCCTATAAACCCAAACATCATATCCGCATTGTAACGGCCGCTTCGCTCTTCGACGGGCACGATGCTGCCATCAACATCATGCGCCGTATTATCCAGGCTACCGGCTGCGAGGTTATTCACCTGGGCCACAACCGCTCGGCGCAGGAGATCGTGGAAACCGCTATCCAGGAAGATGCTCAGGCCATTGCCATTACCTCTTACCAGGGCGGACACGTGGAGTTTTTCAAGTATATTTACGACCTGCTGCAGGAACGCGGCGCCGGCCATATCCGCATTTTTGGCGGCGGCGGCGGCACCATTCTGCCTCAGGAAATAGAGGAGCTGCAGGCCTATGGCATTACCCGCATCTACAGTCCCGACGATGGCCGCTCCATGGGCCTGCAGGGCATGATCAATGATATGGTTAGCAAATGCGACTTTGCCACCGGCGAAAACCTGAACGGCGAGGTGCTAAACCTGAAGAACAAAAAGCCCAAAGATATTGCCCGCCTCATCTCCGCTGCCGAAAACTTCCCGGAAGCCTTTGCCGGCATCAGGACACAACTTACCGCAGCAGCAGAAAAAAGCACAGATACCGCCGCCACTCCTGTACTTGGTATTACCGGAACCGGTGGTGCTGGTAAATCAAGCCTGGTAGATGAGCTGGTGCGCCGCTTCCTGATCGATTTTCCCGAGAAGCAGCTGGCCATCATATCCGTAGACCCCTCCAAGCGTAAAACAGGCGGTGCCCTGCTGGGCGATCGTATCCGCATGAACGCCATCTCTAATGAGCGGGTGTATATGCGCTCGCTGGCTACCCGACAGAGCAACCTGGCCCTAAGCAAGTATGTGCAGGATGCCATAGACATTGTAAAGGCTGCAGGCTTCGATATGATCATCCTGGAGACCTCCGGCATTGGCCAGTCTGATACCGAAATTACCGAGCACTCTGATGTAAGCCTCTATGTGATGACGCCCGAGTATGGCGCCGCCACCCAGCTGGAGAAGATCGACATGCTGGACTTTGCCGACCTGATTGCCCTCAACAAATTTGACAAGCGCGGTGCCCAGGATGCCCTGCGTGATGTTAAGAAACAATATAAGCGCAACCACAACCTCTGGGATGCCAGAGAAGAAGACCTGCCGGTATGGGGCACCATTGCCTCGCAGTTTAACGACCCCGGCATGAACAAGCTCTACAAAGCCGTAATGGACAAGATTGTGGAGCGCACCGGTGTAGAGGCCCTGAAAAGCTCTTTTGAGATCTCGGATGAGATGAGCGAGAAGATCTTCATCATCCCACCGGCCCGCACCCGCTACCTTAGTGAGATCTCCGAAAACAACCGCAGCTACGATGGCTGGGTGGAGCAGCAGGCCGATGTGGCCCAGAAGCTCTTTGGCATTCAGCAGGCCATGGATAGTCTACAAAGCAGCCGTATTGACGACAGGGATCGCCTGATCAAAGGCCTGCAGGAAGAATTTGAGCGGGTAAAGCTGGACCTGGATCCTAAGAACTGGAAAATTATACAGGACTGGCCCGAAAAGAAAAAGGCCTACACCCAGGACCAGTTTGTGTACCAGGTACGCGGCCGCGACATTAAAGTAGAGACATATCACAAAACTCTTTCCGGTACCAAGGTGCCCAAAATTGCCCTGCCGCGTTACACCGCCTGGGGCGATATTTTGCGCTGGAGCCTGCAGGAAAACGTGCCGGGCGAATTCCCCTACACTGCCGGGGTATTTCCCTTCAAGCGCCAGGGCGAAGACCCTACCCGTATGTTTGCCGGCGAGGGTGGCCCCGAGCGCACCAACCGCCGCTTCCACTATGTGAGCAAGGGCATGCCTGCCGCCCGCCTCTCCACCGCCTTCGACTCTGTTACCCTTTACGGCAACGACCCCGACTGGCGCCCGGACATTTACGGCAAGATTGGCAACTCCGGCGTAAGCATCTGCTGCCTGGATGATGCCAAGAAGCTCTACAGCGGCTTTAACCTCTCCGACCCGACCACCTCGGTGTCCATGACCATCAACGGTCCTGCCGCCATGCTCACCGGCTTCTTTATGAATGCCGCCATCGACCAGCAGTGCGAGCTGTACATTAAGGAAAACGGGCTGGAAGAAGAGGTGAATGGGAAGATTAAAGAGATCTACAAAGCCAAAGGCGCTGCCCGGCCGCAGTACCGCGGCCCCCTGCCCGAAGGTAATGAAGGACTGGGCCTGATGCTGCTGGGCGTAACCGGCGATCAGGTGCTGCCGAAAGATGTTTACGAGCAGATCAAGGCCAAAACCGTGGCAGCCGTGCGGGGTACCGTGCAGGCCGATATTCTGAAGGAAGACCAGGCGCAGAACACCTGTATTTTCTCTACGGAATTCTCGCTGCGCCTGATGGGCGATATGCAGCAGTACTTTATCGACCAGAACATCCGGAATTTCTACTCCGTCTCCATCAGCGGCTACCACATTGCCGAGGCGGGTGCCAATCCTATTTCGCAGCTGGCCTTTACGCTCTCGAATGGCTTTACCTACATCGAGTACTACCTAAGCCGGGGCATGGACATCAACAAGTTTGCGCCCAACCTTAGCTTCTTCTTCTCTAACGGTACCGATGCCGAATACAGTGTGATTGGCCGCGTTGCCCGCCGCCTTTGGGCCAAAGCCCTGCGCAACAAGTACGGTGCCGACGAGCGGAGCCAGATGCTGAAGTACCACATCCAGACCAGCGGCCGTTCCCTGCACGCCCAGGAGATCGATTTCAACGACATCCGCACCACGCTGCAGGCACTCTATGCCATTTACGACAACTGCAACTCGCTGCACACCAATGCCTACGACGAGGCCATCACCACCCCTACCGAAGACTCTGTGCGCCGTGCCATGGCCATCCAGCTGATCATTAACCGGGAGCTGGGGCAGGCCAAAAACGAAAACCCGCTGCAGGGTGCCTTTATCATCGAAGAGCTCACCGAGCTGGTAGAGGAAGCCGTGCTGAAGGAGTTCGACCGCATCACCGAGCGGGGTGGTGTGCTGGGAGCCATGGAAACCATGTACCAGCGCAGTAAGATCCAGGAAGAAAGCCTCCACTACGAAACCCTGAAGCACACCGGCGAGCTGCCGATCATAGGTGTAAATACCTTCCTAAGCTCAAAAGGTAGTCCTACCGTTACCCCAGGAGAGGTAATCCGCGCTACCGAAGAAGAGAAAAAGGCCCAGATCGAAACCGTTCAAAGCCTCCAGCAGCGCAACCGGGACGAAGCCAAAGAGCAGCTCCGCCAGCTCCAGCTCCGCGCCATCCAGAACAAGAATGTTTTTGAAGGCATTATGGAAGCGAGCAAGTACTGCAGCCTGGGGCAGATTACGAATGCCCTGTTCGAGGTAGGCGGGCAGTACAGGCGGAATATGTAA
- a CDS encoding sigma-70 family RNA polymerase sigma factor (COG1595 DNA-directed RNA polymerase specialized sigma subunit, sigma24 homolog), with protein sequence MSSENNEASVVKEKFLQEVFQHQALIHKICQMYRETAEDREDLFQEITYQLWKSYPKFQAKSKITSWMYRIGLNTAMASFRKPKLPLQFTAAVPEHASMGESDAVPSREEVLFAAIRKLEEADRALVALYLEEMSYAEIADLMGISENNVGVRLSRIKKKLKELLTEKDGIRRL encoded by the coding sequence ATGAGTTCAGAAAACAATGAAGCATCGGTTGTGAAAGAAAAATTCCTGCAGGAAGTATTTCAGCATCAGGCACTTATTCATAAAATATGCCAGATGTACAGAGAAACAGCCGAAGACCGGGAAGACTTATTTCAGGAAATCACCTACCAGCTTTGGAAATCCTACCCGAAGTTTCAGGCCAAATCGAAAATTACCAGCTGGATGTATCGCATCGGCCTCAACACGGCCATGGCGAGCTTCAGAAAGCCAAAGCTGCCGCTGCAGTTTACTGCAGCAGTGCCGGAGCATGCTTCGATGGGAGAAAGCGATGCCGTGCCATCGCGCGAAGAAGTACTTTTTGCAGCTATCCGAAAGCTGGAAGAGGCTGATAGAGCACTGGTTGCCCTGTACCTGGAAGAAATGAGCTATGCAGAAATCGCCGATCTGATGGGTATTTCGGAAAACAACGTAGGTGTCCGCTTAAGCCGGATCAAGAAAAAATTAAAAGAGCTCTTAACGGAAAAAGATGGAATTAGACGACTTTAA
- a CDS encoding beta-lactamase (COG1680 Beta-lactamase class C and other penicillin binding proteins) produces MKNLKPVTYHLLLYLLLMAAAARAQTAKDIDAVLKQYLTIQHQRIGFNGVVLLARDSAIISQQAIGYASHEWSIPNTLDAKFKIASMTKPFTGLLVGLAHQEGKLSLDDRLEQFFPQLSQPQWKQISIRQLLSHTSGVPHWQGFSDYWATASKLSLSTDQILEEIFHMELLFEPGTQSAYSSPAYFLLASILEKVYQQDYATLIKQKITAKLSLESTGAFDPLRIIPGMTEGYHLLTDDSLIVSPHRDISAMKGGGNLYSSAGDMMRWIRSFHADKAWDEALVEKIFTPLTDKGIEQKNNDAYGMGWYIREKKGDQPKAYYSAGGTFGYSSIAVIYPEERTYIVILANVSFLPMDDVLWKDIEKIAFNKTFELPALFTKSLHLSANELEKFSGRYTAANGMELQIFLHMDKLYAKAGKNPPFEIYAKNQHEFFAKKMELSFAFQLNEQGQVTTLRTKGKGRTDEFRKQ; encoded by the coding sequence ATGAAGAACCTCAAGCCTGTTACTTATCATCTGCTGCTGTACCTTCTCCTGATGGCTGCTGCCGCCAGGGCACAAACTGCCAAAGACATCGATGCTGTCCTTAAGCAATATCTGACCATACAACATCAAAGAATCGGCTTCAATGGTGTGGTGCTGCTGGCCAGGGATTCTGCTATAATTAGCCAGCAGGCAATCGGGTACGCCTCTCATGAATGGAGCATACCAAATACACTGGATGCCAAGTTTAAAATTGCATCCATGACAAAGCCGTTTACCGGCCTGCTCGTGGGGCTGGCACATCAGGAGGGAAAGCTTAGCCTTGACGATCGGCTGGAGCAGTTCTTTCCCCAGCTTAGCCAGCCGCAATGGAAGCAAATCAGCATTCGCCAGCTGCTCTCTCATACATCGGGTGTTCCTCACTGGCAGGGCTTCAGTGATTACTGGGCAACCGCTTCGAAGCTTTCTCTCAGCACAGATCAGATCTTAGAGGAAATTTTCCATATGGAGCTTCTCTTTGAACCGGGTACGCAATCTGCTTATTCCAGTCCTGCTTATTTTCTACTGGCCAGCATTCTGGAAAAGGTATACCAGCAGGATTATGCAACACTTATCAAACAAAAGATCACTGCTAAACTGTCTCTAGAATCAACCGGTGCCTTCGATCCTTTACGCATCATACCAGGGATGACGGAAGGTTACCATTTACTAACCGATGACAGTTTGATCGTTTCGCCACACCGGGATATTTCCGCCATGAAAGGAGGAGGAAATCTTTACTCCAGTGCCGGGGACATGATGCGCTGGATCCGCAGTTTTCACGCAGATAAAGCATGGGACGAAGCGTTGGTAGAAAAGATATTCACTCCGCTAACTGATAAAGGGATAGAGCAGAAAAATAACGATGCTTATGGTATGGGGTGGTACATCCGCGAGAAAAAAGGCGACCAGCCAAAGGCATATTATAGTGCAGGCGGTACCTTTGGATATTCCAGCATTGCTGTTATTTATCCCGAAGAACGAACCTATATTGTAATACTTGCTAATGTTTCTTTTTTGCCCATGGATGACGTGCTATGGAAGGATATAGAAAAAATTGCTTTCAATAAGACCTTTGAGCTACCGGCCTTATTTACTAAATCCCTACACCTTTCGGCAAATGAATTGGAAAAGTTTTCAGGCAGGTATACCGCAGCCAATGGCATGGAGCTTCAGATCTTTCTGCATATGGATAAACTGTATGCGAAAGCTGGAAAAAATCCTCCATTCGAAATCTATGCAAAAAACCAGCATGAGTTTTTTGCCAAAAAGATGGAGTTATCCTTTGCTTTTCAGCTAAATGAGCAGGGACAGGTTACAACACTGCGCACCAAAGGGAAAGGGAGGACAGATGAGTTCAGAAAACAATGA
- a CDS encoding hypothetical protein (COG3291 FOG: PKD repeat), with translation MFTTKVYKARYFQFILISALLLLFQGVAFGQHWRWVSSIHGTVDNFYPGDIAVDADGYTYVTGEFRGTMSVGDYAFSTQRSRNSYIVKYDTNGKVIWAKQGGGELGVATGHSIAVDGEGNSYVQGGFNGTVTFGNITLTNTDSFDSYIAKYDSEGNVVWVQTIIPYKWYVYGHLSVDGSGNLYSTNSFTGRVDIGAVTIESHNRDILLLKYNSDGGLQWAKKWGGSGEDHIESFATDAEGNQYVVGNYLGTVTFPNNTYTSHTEEQPDKFIAKFDQEGEPVWGKTITGNYFLRNTTSDDRKVGVDALGNVYVSDSFDGTITLEGTELTSTGLDIFMAKYNAAGELVWANRWGGAGNKFNNGMTVDAAGNSYFTGYFIYNADIERWKLCGGLGEIFVGKANAAGTLEWVISAGGTANDDSRQIAIDPEGNCYIAGLFEGNTEFGGIRLSKIGQTPHNIYLAKLDVSSFVPSDISTKPLSQHVYCAGAPIEVGFNLKGNFTSCNRYTVELSDAYGSFAEPTPIGFGTNSPIRLAIPPTTPPGYQYRIRVNASSPDIVGADNGSDITIDAFPAVPTVAAQGNCEGGVISLLATGAAEGQSYRWYSSATGGEALAETTADPFAVSVAGTATQYYASVVTRAGCEGKRSSVPATVSPLMLDIAAEPAACGTATNLYGFAGLTVKFTNNSTGTTAYLWDFGDGATATEPAPEHMFNRAGDYTVYVTAFYGGDCWEKVKVAEVRVEEKKPVPNVITPDGDAKNQAFVLKISCLPLHLKVYNRWGKLVYDQPAYANNWDGGDLPVGVYYYHLSAQDGQKWKGPVQIIR, from the coding sequence ATGTTCACTACCAAAGTCTATAAAGCACGGTATTTTCAGTTCATATTAATTTCAGCACTGCTTTTGCTGTTTCAGGGTGTAGCTTTTGGTCAGCACTGGCGGTGGGTAAGTTCCATTCACGGCACAGTCGACAACTTTTACCCTGGTGATATTGCCGTTGATGCAGATGGTTATACTTATGTAACTGGTGAGTTTAGAGGTACTATGTCTGTAGGAGATTATGCGTTTAGCACCCAGCGATCCAGGAATTCATATATCGTAAAATATGATACAAATGGTAAGGTGATTTGGGCAAAACAGGGAGGTGGGGAGCTAGGGGTTGCCACTGGACATAGTATTGCAGTAGATGGTGAGGGTAATAGTTATGTGCAGGGCGGGTTTAATGGAACAGTTACTTTTGGTAATATCACCCTAACCAATACCGATTCATTTGACAGTTACATTGCAAAATATGATTCTGAAGGAAATGTTGTGTGGGTACAAACGATTATTCCATATAAGTGGTATGTGTATGGCCATCTCTCAGTTGATGGATCAGGAAATTTATATAGTACCAATAGCTTTACCGGCAGGGTTGATATCGGTGCTGTAACTATTGAGAGCCACAACAGGGATATACTTCTACTAAAGTACAATTCTGATGGGGGTCTGCAGTGGGCAAAAAAATGGGGGGGAAGTGGGGAAGATCACATCGAATCTTTTGCCACGGATGCAGAAGGAAACCAATACGTTGTAGGTAATTACCTGGGTACTGTTACTTTTCCGAACAATACTTATACCAGTCACACGGAGGAACAGCCCGACAAATTTATAGCAAAATTCGATCAGGAGGGGGAACCGGTCTGGGGAAAGACTATAACAGGCAATTACTTTTTGCGAAACACCACTTCTGATGATAGAAAAGTAGGTGTTGATGCATTGGGTAATGTTTATGTTTCAGATTCCTTTGATGGTACTATTACTTTAGAGGGTACTGAGCTTACCAGTACAGGATTAGACATTTTTATGGCTAAATACAATGCAGCGGGTGAGCTGGTGTGGGCTAACAGATGGGGAGGTGCCGGCAATAAGTTTAATAATGGAATGACGGTTGATGCGGCGGGAAATTCTTACTTCACTGGCTATTTCATCTACAATGCTGACATTGAGAGGTGGAAGCTATGTGGAGGGCTTGGAGAAATTTTTGTGGGTAAAGCCAATGCGGCAGGTACACTGGAGTGGGTAATTAGTGCCGGTGGAACCGCTAATGATGACAGTAGACAAATCGCTATAGATCCGGAGGGAAATTGTTATATCGCGGGTTTATTTGAGGGTAACACTGAATTTGGTGGTATAAGACTTTCAAAAATAGGACAGACACCGCATAATATTTACCTCGCAAAACTAGATGTATCCTCTTTTGTGCCCTCAGACATCAGCACCAAACCACTTAGTCAGCATGTATACTGTGCAGGGGCTCCAATTGAAGTAGGTTTTAATCTTAAAGGAAACTTTACCTCCTGCAACAGGTATACAGTTGAGCTTTCGGATGCATATGGTTCTTTTGCAGAGCCTACCCCCATTGGTTTTGGTACAAACAGTCCAATCAGGCTGGCTATACCACCCACTACACCCCCGGGTTACCAGTACAGAATAAGGGTAAATGCTTCTTCACCTGATATCGTTGGTGCCGATAACGGTAGCGACATCACCATTGATGCTTTTCCGGCAGTACCAACTGTTGCTGCCCAAGGTAATTGTGAGGGTGGTGTTATCTCTCTTTTAGCTACCGGCGCTGCCGAAGGCCAGTCTTATCGTTGGTACAGCAGTGCTACAGGTGGTGAGGCCCTTGCAGAGACGACCGCTGATCCTTTTGCGGTTTCTGTTGCTGGTACAGCAACGCAATATTATGCTTCGGTAGTAACCCGGGCAGGGTGCGAAGGCAAACGATCTTCAGTGCCTGCTACCGTATCGCCCCTTATGCTAGATATAGCCGCAGAGCCAGCAGCCTGTGGCACTGCTACCAATCTGTATGGGTTTGCAGGACTTACAGTAAAGTTTACAAATAACAGCACGGGAACAACTGCCTATTTATGGGACTTTGGTGATGGCGCCACAGCTACGGAGCCAGCACCAGAGCACATGTTTAACAGAGCCGGAGATTATACTGTTTATGTAACAGCTTTCTATGGTGGTGACTGCTGGGAAAAAGTAAAAGTAGCAGAAGTGCGGGTAGAAGAGAAAAAGCCAGTACCCAATGTGATCACTCCTGACGGAGATGCGAAGAACCAGGCTTTTGTATTAAAGATCAGCTGCCTGCCATTGCATCTGAAAGTATACAATCGCTGGGGGAAATTGGTATATGATCAGCCTGCTTATGCCAACAACTGGGATGGTGGAGACTTACCAGTAGGGGTATACTACTACCACCTTAGTGCGCAAGATGGTCAGAAATGGAAAGGCCCGGTACAGATCATTCGTTAA
- a CDS encoding alpha/beta hydrolase (COG0657 Esterase/lipase) has protein sequence MKRTLLIILLTGFSFLTKAQEAQYETKENIHYYSKSVNQAEEYIRERCVLDVYYPKDTNGYATIVWFHGGGLTGGNKHIPEELKEQGVAIVAVNYRLYPKVKAPVYIADAAAAVSWVFENIAGYGGDPSLIFVSGHSAGGYLASMIGLDKSWLKQHKIDADRIAGLIPFSGHTITHMTVREEQGIPQTQAVIDKLAPLYHVRADAPPLLLITGDRELELLGRYEENAYFMRMMKLAGHKETVLYELDGFDHGGMAHPAFPLLLKEVNRISKQRREKQ, from the coding sequence ATGAAGAGAACCTTACTGATCATCCTGCTAACAGGATTTAGCTTTTTAACAAAGGCCCAGGAAGCTCAATACGAGACAAAAGAAAACATTCACTACTACAGCAAATCTGTAAACCAGGCAGAAGAATACATCCGGGAGCGCTGTGTCCTGGATGTATACTACCCTAAGGACACAAATGGCTACGCTACCATTGTGTGGTTTCATGGAGGAGGATTGACTGGCGGAAACAAACATATTCCGGAGGAGCTAAAAGAGCAGGGTGTGGCAATTGTAGCCGTTAACTATCGCTTATATCCAAAAGTGAAGGCCCCTGTTTACATAGCGGATGCTGCAGCGGCAGTGAGCTGGGTATTTGAAAATATAGCGGGTTATGGTGGTGATCCCTCCCTTATTTTTGTTTCCGGACATTCTGCAGGCGGGTATTTGGCCAGCATGATTGGATTAGATAAATCCTGGTTGAAGCAGCATAAGATCGATGCTGATCGTATTGCGGGATTGATTCCTTTTAGTGGTCATACCATTACACATATGACGGTGCGCGAAGAACAGGGCATACCACAAACGCAGGCAGTTATTGATAAACTTGCGCCCCTTTATCATGTGCGAGCCGATGCTCCGCCCTTGCTGCTCATTACAGGAGACCGCGAACTGGAGCTCCTGGGGCGCTATGAGGAAAATGCATACTTCATGCGGATGATGAAATTAGCCGGTCACAAAGAAACCGTTTTGTATGAGCTGGATGGCTTTGACCATGGCGGCATGGCTCATCCTGCGTTCCCCTTATTATTGAAGGAGGTTAACAGAATATCAAAGCAGCGCAGGGAGAAACAATAG
- a CDS encoding endoglucanase (COG2730 Endoglucanase) — translation MKYLQSILWNRKLNGIAVLFSCCLLLFSHCTQQESTRLPNENSVTPPPTPDAIPFVYADTSSAWRQTAVGRHGKLQVRGNTIVDKNGEPVQLRGMSLFWSQWIGQYWNKQAVQWLRDDWKINVIRAAMAVDHGGYATNPAQEKAKVMAVVEAAIELGIYVIIDFHVHEANKYEAEAKVFFAEMAQRYGQYPNVIYEPWNEPLQTGGWRMYIKPYHESIIGVIRQYDEDNLIVCGTGHYSMKVDEASLDPVKDVNVAYTLHYYAGTHQQALRRQAQKALERGAALFVTEYGVGGASSNGTINEEEARLWWDFLDEHKISHCNWSVADKEEVHSALLPGASPTGGWMWMDLTPSGRLVRGEIRAKNP, via the coding sequence GTGAAATATCTTCAGTCCATCCTCTGGAACAGAAAACTGAACGGCATAGCGGTTCTTTTTAGCTGCTGTCTGCTCTTATTCAGCCACTGCACTCAGCAGGAAAGTACCCGGCTTCCAAATGAAAATTCTGTAACACCTCCCCCAACCCCTGATGCGATACCTTTTGTCTACGCTGATACCAGCAGTGCCTGGAGACAAACCGCGGTGGGCAGGCATGGAAAGCTGCAGGTAAGGGGGAATACGATTGTAGACAAAAACGGGGAGCCTGTACAGCTGCGGGGAATGTCACTCTTCTGGAGCCAGTGGATCGGTCAGTACTGGAATAAGCAGGCAGTTCAGTGGCTGCGCGATGACTGGAAGATTAACGTGATACGGGCAGCAATGGCGGTTGATCATGGCGGCTATGCCACCAACCCGGCGCAGGAAAAAGCAAAAGTAATGGCAGTGGTAGAGGCTGCCATTGAACTGGGCATTTATGTGATCATTGATTTTCATGTACACGAAGCCAATAAGTACGAAGCAGAGGCTAAGGTGTTTTTTGCAGAAATGGCCCAACGCTACGGCCAGTATCCAAACGTGATCTATGAGCCCTGGAACGAACCTTTGCAAACAGGGGGCTGGCGTATGTACATCAAGCCATACCACGAAAGCATCATTGGCGTGATCAGGCAATATGATGAGGATAATTTAATCGTATGCGGCACCGGCCACTATTCTATGAAGGTAGATGAAGCATCGCTCGACCCGGTAAAGGATGTTAACGTAGCCTATACCCTGCATTATTATGCGGGTACACACCAGCAAGCATTACGGAGGCAGGCACAAAAAGCACTGGAGCGTGGCGCAGCACTTTTTGTAACAGAATACGGCGTTGGTGGTGCCTCCTCCAATGGCACTATAAACGAGGAGGAAGCACGGCTGTGGTGGGATTTCTTGGATGAACACAAAATCAGCCATTGTAACTGGTCTGTAGCAGATAAGGAAGAGGTGCATTCTGCCCTGCTCCCGGGCGCCTCCCCCACCGGCGGCTGGATGTGGATGGACTTAACTCCTTCGGGACGTTTGGTACGCGGGGAAATTCGTGCTAAGAATCCCTGA